A stretch of the bacterium SCSIO 12827 genome encodes the following:
- a CDS encoding DsbA family protein encodes MTFRFAALPGVSLIATALVGGILLIAPAAQAQDKTSVMDPQQRGAIETVVREYLLANPEVIVDAIRIYREREQQAQADQAKMALSAHKDSLINDPNAPVAGNPKGDVTVVEFFDYHCGYCKRVFPVLRELLDSDKNLRWVFKEFPILGPESVTASRAALAAWKLDPAKYLAFHAALMATSGGLPEDRILKIAKTAGYDADKLKKEMASDSVTAEINRNHQIAETLGIRGTPAFIVGDELVPGAVDVDTLRQLIAKARKG; translated from the coding sequence ATGACCTTTCGGTTTGCCGCCTTGCCGGGCGTCTCGCTCATCGCCACCGCTCTTGTCGGAGGGATTCTGCTCATCGCGCCGGCCGCACAGGCCCAGGACAAGACGTCCGTCATGGACCCACAGCAGCGCGGCGCCATCGAGACCGTTGTTCGCGAATATCTCCTCGCCAATCCCGAGGTCATCGTCGACGCCATCCGCATCTACCGTGAGCGCGAACAGCAGGCCCAGGCGGACCAGGCTAAAATGGCGCTGTCGGCGCATAAGGACAGCCTGATCAACGACCCCAACGCCCCCGTCGCCGGAAACCCCAAGGGTGACGTCACGGTGGTCGAATTTTTCGATTACCACTGCGGCTACTGTAAGCGGGTGTTTCCAGTGCTGCGCGAACTTCTGGATTCGGACAAGAACCTGCGCTGGGTGTTCAAGGAATTCCCCATCCTGGGCCCGGAATCGGTGACCGCGTCGCGCGCCGCGCTGGCCGCCTGGAAGCTTGATCCGGCCAAATACCTGGCCTTCCACGCCGCCCTGATGGCGACCTCGGGCGGCCTGCCCGAAGACCGCATCCTGAAGATCGCCAAAACCGCCGGATACGACGCTGATAAGCTCAAGAAAGAGATGGCGTCCGATTCCGTCACCGCCGAGATCAACCGCAATCACCAGATCGCCGAAACCCTCGGCATTCGCGGCACACCGGCCTTCATCGTCGGCGATGAACTGGTGCCCGGCGCGGTCGATGTCGACACCCTGCGCCAACTGATCGCCAAGGCCCGCAAGGGCTGA
- a CDS encoding M48 family metallopeptidase produces the protein MIRDVEIENIIQEYATPVFEAAGLNPKSIKTYLVNDHRLNAFVAGGQNMFLNTGLLLQADTPGQVIGVIAHETGHIAGGHLARTHEALSRTAAAQILSMILGGAAVIAGAPDAGAAILGGGQSMLQRSFLAYNRGHEAAADQAAMTYLDRTKQSTKGLLDFMGKLESNELLISASRDPYLLTHPLTRERIDALEAHLARSPYSKVQDDPKLVARHARMQAKLLAFLTPGQALRKFKSDDTSVPARYARAIAYFRTARVDEFLKAIDGLIAEYPDDPYFHEIRGQGLYENGNAKDAMPSYATAVKLKPESDLLRLELARIELATGDDTVLDDAIENLKFAAHYERFSPSIYQLLGNAYYKKGDEPRARLYHADAAFLRGEMEKAIYNGEVAARSFPEGSPEWVRAKDIINAAEIQQQKRKEQ, from the coding sequence ATGATTCGGGACGTCGAGATCGAAAATATCATCCAGGAATACGCGACGCCAGTTTTCGAGGCCGCGGGCCTGAATCCCAAGTCCATCAAGACCTACCTCGTAAACGACCACCGACTCAACGCCTTTGTCGCGGGCGGCCAAAACATGTTCCTCAATACGGGGCTATTGCTGCAGGCCGACACCCCCGGGCAGGTGATCGGCGTGATTGCCCACGAAACGGGCCATATTGCAGGCGGCCACTTGGCACGGACCCACGAGGCCCTGTCACGCACGGCGGCCGCCCAAATCCTGTCCATGATCCTGGGCGGCGCCGCGGTCATCGCCGGCGCCCCCGATGCGGGTGCGGCGATCCTGGGCGGCGGGCAGAGCATGTTGCAACGTTCGTTTCTGGCCTACAACCGCGGCCATGAAGCGGCCGCCGATCAGGCCGCCATGACCTACCTGGACCGCACAAAACAATCGACCAAGGGCCTGTTGGACTTCATGGGCAAATTGGAATCCAACGAACTTCTGATCAGCGCCAGCCGCGACCCCTATTTGCTGACCCACCCGTTGACCCGCGAACGTATCGACGCGCTGGAAGCGCATCTGGCGCGGTCCCCCTATTCCAAGGTCCAGGATGACCCGAAGTTGGTCGCCCGGCATGCGCGGATGCAGGCCAAGCTGCTTGCCTTTCTCACGCCGGGGCAGGCGTTGCGCAAGTTCAAGAGCGACGACACCAGCGTGCCGGCCCGATATGCCCGGGCCATCGCCTATTTCCGCACCGCGCGGGTCGACGAGTTCCTGAAGGCCATCGACGGTCTGATCGCCGAGTATCCCGATGATCCCTATTTTCACGAGATCAGGGGCCAGGGCCTGTATGAAAACGGCAATGCCAAGGACGCCATGCCGTCCTACGCCACAGCCGTGAAATTGAAGCCGGAATCGGACCTGCTGCGTCTGGAACTGGCCCGCATCGAACTGGCGACCGGCGACGATACGGTTCTTGACGACGCCATCGAGAATCTGAAGTTCGCGGCCCATTACGAACGGTTTTCACCATCCATCTACCAGCTGCTCGGCAATGCCTATTACAAAAAAGGCGACGAGCCGCGGGCCCGCCTTTACCACGCCGACGCCGCATTCCTTCGGGGCGAAATGGAAAAGGCGATCTACAACGGCGAGGTCGCCGCCCGTTCATTCCCCGAAGGCAGCCCTGAATGGGTGCGCGCCAAGGACATCATCAACGCCGCCGAAATCCAGCAGCAGAAGCGGAAGGAACAATAG
- a CDS encoding gamma-glutamyltransferase, with protein sequence MPIVTVALCAGLVAGCSGGIPNPFGGSKKEENTKQLGETGFVRGFLGGIVADDPQAALVGRDILSAGGSAADAVTAMYFTLAVTKPAHAGLGGGGVCVIRDNVNKRNDVLSFPALVPQGAGGADRGKVPVPGNPRGFAVLHARLGSLKWGQVVQPAENLARFGGIVSRAFATDLRQQAGRLAGLPDAVALFRKAGTPNLAKEGDRMDRLRIAGVLGRLRVRGVGDFYQGQLARDFVDDANSQGGALTIEDMRAYLPEVRPAITLPYIERTQFLFPSPPVLGGALAAELTGILAQSKYFELDGAARTHVFAEAALAAQARRTDWLRRDGLVTQPAYYLADAERHALIARALDEDRHAQRPPAGDAAIPLPPGADATGIVAIDQFGSAVACTVSMNGAFGSGKVAPSLGFLLARPSGKDSLPPVTATPLLLVGEARVKKDEERVFMAATVTGGPGATEALADLALRVSGGGQGLESVLAGPRLYYAEGTDALVIEPGLPKDQQAALRERGHTLHPGASGVRINAIYCDSGVPNENQACAAFADPRGFGLGAVGDR encoded by the coding sequence ATGCCGATAGTGACCGTTGCACTTTGCGCCGGGCTTGTCGCCGGCTGTTCGGGGGGCATTCCCAATCCGTTCGGCGGAAGTAAGAAGGAAGAAAACACCAAGCAGTTGGGCGAAACCGGCTTCGTGCGCGGTTTCCTGGGCGGTATCGTCGCCGACGATCCGCAGGCGGCCCTCGTTGGGCGTGACATCCTGTCGGCCGGCGGGTCCGCGGCGGATGCGGTGACGGCCATGTACTTTACCCTGGCGGTGACCAAGCCGGCCCACGCAGGCCTGGGCGGCGGCGGTGTCTGCGTCATTCGCGATAACGTCAATAAGCGCAACGACGTTCTGTCCTTTCCGGCGCTGGTTCCCCAGGGCGCCGGCGGTGCCGACCGGGGCAAGGTGCCCGTGCCGGGCAATCCCAGAGGGTTCGCGGTGCTGCATGCGCGCCTCGGCAGTCTGAAGTGGGGGCAGGTGGTGCAGCCGGCGGAAAACCTGGCGCGGTTCGGCGGCATCGTGTCGCGTGCCTTCGCCACGGATTTGCGCCAGCAGGCCGGGCGCCTGGCGGGACTGCCCGACGCGGTGGCCCTGTTCCGCAAGGCCGGGACGCCGAACCTGGCCAAGGAAGGCGACCGCATGGACCGCCTGCGCATCGCGGGCGTGCTTGGCCGTTTGCGGGTGCGCGGGGTCGGCGATTTTTATCAGGGCCAGCTGGCGCGTGATTTCGTCGACGACGCCAACAGCCAGGGCGGGGCGCTGACCATCGAAGACATGCGGGCCTACCTGCCCGAGGTTCGGCCCGCGATCACGCTGCCTTATATCGAACGCACGCAATTCCTGTTTCCCTCGCCCCCCGTTCTGGGCGGTGCCTTGGCGGCGGAGCTGACGGGCATTCTTGCCCAGTCCAAATATTTCGAACTGGACGGCGCGGCCCGCACGCATGTGTTCGCCGAAGCGGCCCTGGCGGCACAGGCGCGGCGCACGGATTGGCTTCGGCGGGACGGTCTTGTGACGCAGCCGGCCTATTATCTTGCCGATGCCGAACGCCATGCCTTGATCGCCCGCGCGCTTGATGAAGATCGCCACGCTCAGCGTCCGCCCGCCGGGGACGCGGCGATTCCGCTGCCGCCGGGGGCCGACGCAACGGGTATTGTTGCGATCGATCAATTTGGTTCGGCCGTCGCCTGCACCGTATCCATGAACGGGGCTTTCGGCTCCGGCAAGGTTGCCCCCTCGCTTGGGTTTCTTTTGGCCCGGCCGTCGGGCAAGGACAGCCTGCCGCCGGTGACGGCGACGCCGCTGTTGTTGGTTGGTGAGGCGCGCGTCAAGAAAGACGAGGAACGTGTGTTCATGGCCGCAACGGTGACCGGTGGGCCCGGTGCCACGGAGGCCCTTGCCGATCTGGCCCTTCGGGTGTCCGGTGGCGGACAGGGCCTGGAATCGGTGCTTGCGGGCCCACGCCTCTATTATGCCGAAGGCACGGATGCCTTGGTCATCGAACCCGGCCTGCCCAAGGACCAGCAGGCGGCGCTGCGCGAACGGGGCCATACCTTGCATCCCGGTGCCTCGGGCGTGCGCATCAATGCCATCTATTGCGACAGCGGCGTGCCGAATGAAAACCAGGCCTGTGCCGCCTTTGCCGATCCGCGTGGCTTCGGGCTCGGCGCGGTCGGCGACCGCTAG
- a CDS encoding aminotransferase class I/II-fold pyridoxal phosphate-dependent enzyme, producing the protein MALKSSNRGQVPPFIVMDVMRAAEERERAGEKILHLEVGQPGTSAPSKVIEAARQALDQERIGYTNALGMWGLREAIARHYGRAYGVAVDAEDVVVTTGSSGGFVLSFMAAFDPGDRVALASPGYPAYRNILTGLGVEVIDLPTTLEDNFQPTVARLKALDQDPDGLIVASPSNPAGTMIAPAEFKALVDHCRERGIRLISDEIYHGITYGVPGVTALAHTRDAVVINSFSKYYSMTGWRLGWMVVPKDLHRAIECLAQNLFISPPGISQHAGMAAFDCTEELEANVRHYARNRALLLDKLPKAGFTRLAPAEGAFYIYADVSDLTNDSTEFCRRMLAEVGVAATPGVDFDPTRGDHFVRFSFAGGEDEVSQAADRLVSWKR; encoded by the coding sequence ATGGCGTTGAAATCATCCAATCGCGGCCAGGTGCCGCCGTTCATCGTCATGGACGTCATGCGCGCCGCCGAGGAACGCGAACGCGCCGGTGAAAAGATTCTTCACCTGGAAGTCGGCCAGCCTGGCACCAGTGCCCCTTCCAAGGTGATCGAAGCGGCCCGCCAGGCCCTCGACCAAGAACGCATCGGCTATACCAACGCACTTGGTATGTGGGGGCTGCGCGAGGCCATCGCCCGCCATTACGGCCGGGCCTACGGCGTTGCCGTGGATGCCGAGGACGTGGTGGTGACGACCGGCTCGTCCGGCGGGTTCGTGCTGTCCTTCATGGCCGCCTTCGACCCCGGCGACCGGGTCGCTCTGGCGTCGCCGGGATACCCGGCCTACCGCAATATCCTGACCGGCCTGGGGGTCGAGGTGATCGATCTGCCGACGACGCTTGAGGATAATTTCCAGCCGACAGTGGCGCGGCTCAAGGCACTCGACCAAGACCCCGATGGCCTGATCGTCGCCAGCCCGTCAAACCCGGCGGGGACCATGATCGCTCCGGCGGAGTTCAAGGCCTTGGTCGATCATTGCCGGGAACGCGGCATTCGTCTGATTTCCGATGAGATCTATCACGGCATCACCTATGGCGTGCCGGGGGTGACGGCGCTGGCCCATACGCGGGATGCCGTGGTCATCAACAGTTTCTCGAAATACTATTCCATGACCGGCTGGCGGCTGGGCTGGATGGTCGTGCCCAAGGATCTGCATCGGGCCATCGAATGCCTGGCGCAGAACCTGTTCATCTCGCCGCCCGGCATTTCCCAGCACGCGGGCATGGCCGCCTTCGATTGTACCGAGGAACTGGAAGCCAACGTCCGCCATTATGCCCGCAACCGGGCGCTGTTGTTGGACAAGCTGCCGAAGGCGGGGTTCACGCGTCTGGCGCCGGCCGAGGGGGCGTTCTACATCTACGCCGACGTCTCGGACCTAACCAACGATTCCACGGAATTCTGCCGCCGCATGCTGGCCGAGGTCGGCGTCGCGGCGACGCCGGGCGTTGATTTCGACCCGACCCGAGGCGACCATTTCGTGCGGTTTTCCTTCGCCGGCGGCGAGGACGAGGTATCGCAGGCCGCCGATCGTCTTGTGAGTTGGAAACGCTAA
- a CDS encoding Rne/Rng family ribonuclease, producing MPTTRMLIDASHPEETRVVIANGSRLEEFDVESESRKQLKGNIYLAKVTRVEPSLQACFVDYGGNRHGFLAFSEIHPDYYQIPIADREALVAEHQEQEAKAHEDGDEDDGEGVEVLGGEDEEIPVRRPVNLRRQYKIQEVVKRRQILLIQVVKEERGNKGAALTTYLSLAGRYCVLMPNTARGGGISRKIAQSGDRKKLKQILGELDIPQGMAVIVRTAGSKRTKAEIRRDYDYLLRLWGEVREKTLKSIAPALVHEESDIVKRAIRDLYTKDIDEIIVQGNEAYRAAKDFMKLLIPSHAKKVQPHEEGAIPLFQQFQVESQMDAMHEPEVQLRSGGYIVINPTEALVSIDVNSGRATKERNIEETALKTNMEAAEEIARQLRLRDLAGLIVIDFIDMEVSRNQAKVERCLKDAMRNDRARIQIGRISPFGLLELSRQRLRPALHETSFEPCAHCGGSGIRRSTESTALQMLRVLGEEGQKGRSSQLTLITPTAVALYLFNNKRHAITDMEQRFDLTIRIEADDTLIPPDHRLERIKSDGAVETVTKAPAAATPAAATTTTADGDGDGEKSEEEGGRRRRRRSRRRKRGGEGDAHDTQETRTDGDANEPTEAGEETDSDGEPRETREGAGEQSEDGAPKRRRRGRRGGRRRRRPEENRSEDGQTEVAAGAGGEPQADDAASDTPTPDTPASDGVAADADGDGDAPAVNAEAGDASVAESGDAPVAEAADAEAGETPPEVVDEVVEKPKRTRTRRAPKAAEDGNGEDKPAKPRRRRTTKKAAEDTPAETQAAETADAPVADQPEAAPEPAPEPAPQPEPAAAPAVATAAEPEPAEPEADSAKTIVIEVGADTPPPNPRRGWWNRLVD from the coding sequence ATGCCAACCACGAGAATGCTCATCGATGCGTCGCATCCGGAAGAGACCCGGGTCGTGATCGCAAACGGCAGCCGCCTGGAAGAATTTGACGTCGAGTCAGAGTCACGGAAGCAGCTTAAGGGAAACATCTATCTGGCCAAAGTAACGCGGGTTGAACCCTCGTTGCAGGCCTGTTTCGTCGACTACGGCGGAAACCGTCACGGCTTCTTGGCCTTCAGCGAAATCCATCCCGATTACTACCAAATTCCGATCGCCGACCGGGAAGCCTTGGTCGCCGAGCATCAGGAACAGGAAGCCAAGGCGCACGAGGACGGCGACGAGGACGACGGCGAAGGCGTCGAGGTTCTCGGTGGGGAGGACGAGGAAATCCCCGTTCGCCGGCCGGTCAACCTGCGCCGCCAGTACAAAATTCAAGAAGTCGTCAAGCGGCGCCAGATCCTGCTGATCCAGGTCGTCAAGGAAGAGCGCGGCAACAAGGGCGCGGCGCTGACCACCTATCTGTCGCTGGCCGGACGTTATTGCGTGCTGATGCCGAACACGGCACGCGGCGGCGGCATTTCGCGCAAGATCGCGCAATCGGGCGACCGTAAGAAGCTCAAGCAGATTCTCGGCGAACTGGATATCCCCCAGGGTATGGCGGTAATCGTGCGCACGGCGGGATCGAAGCGGACCAAGGCGGAAATCCGCCGTGATTACGATTATCTGCTGCGCCTGTGGGGCGAGGTTCGGGAAAAGACCCTGAAATCCATCGCCCCGGCCCTGGTGCATGAGGAAAGCGACATCGTCAAACGCGCGATCCGCGACCTCTATACCAAGGACATCGACGAAATCATCGTCCAGGGCAACGAGGCCTACCGCGCGGCCAAAGACTTTATGAAGCTGCTGATTCCCAGCCATGCGAAAAAGGTCCAGCCTCACGAAGAAGGCGCGATCCCGCTGTTCCAGCAGTTCCAGGTCGAAAGCCAGATGGACGCCATGCACGAGCCCGAAGTTCAGCTTCGCTCGGGCGGCTACATCGTCATCAACCCGACGGAAGCCCTGGTCTCCATCGACGTAAACTCGGGCCGCGCGACGAAAGAGCGCAACATCGAGGAAACGGCGCTCAAGACCAACATGGAAGCGGCCGAGGAAATCGCCCGGCAATTGCGCCTGCGCGACCTTGCCGGCCTGATCGTCATCGACTTCATCGACATGGAGGTCAGCCGCAACCAGGCCAAGGTCGAACGCTGCCTGAAGGACGCCATGCGCAACGACCGCGCTCGCATCCAGATCGGCCGCATCAGCCCCTTCGGCCTGTTGGAGCTGTCGCGCCAGCGCCTGCGACCGGCCCTTCATGAAACCAGCTTCGAGCCCTGTGCCCACTGCGGCGGTTCGGGCATCCGCCGGTCGACGGAATCGACCGCGCTGCAAATGCTTCGCGTGTTGGGTGAGGAAGGTCAGAAGGGCCGCTCATCGCAGCTGACCCTGATCACGCCGACGGCGGTGGCGCTTTATCTGTTCAACAACAAGCGCCATGCCATCACCGACATGGAGCAGCGGTTCGACCTGACCATCCGCATCGAAGCCGACGATACCCTGATCCCGCCCGACCACCGGCTTGAGCGCATCAAGTCCGACGGTGCCGTGGAAACAGTGACGAAAGCCCCCGCCGCGGCAACCCCGGCAGCAGCGACAACGACAACCGCCGATGGCGACGGCGACGGCGAAAAGTCCGAGGAAGAAGGCGGTCGGCGGCGCCGGCGGCGCTCACGGCGGCGCAAGCGTGGTGGCGAGGGCGATGCCCACGACACGCAGGAGACGCGGACGGACGGTGACGCCAACGAGCCCACCGAAGCCGGCGAGGAAACCGACAGCGACGGCGAGCCGCGCGAGACGCGGGAAGGCGCAGGCGAACAATCGGAAGACGGCGCGCCCAAGCGACGCCGACGCGGACGCCGCGGCGGACGCCGGCGGCGGAGGCCGGAGGAAAACCGTTCGGAAGATGGCCAGACCGAGGTCGCAGCGGGCGCCGGTGGCGAGCCCCAGGCCGATGATGCGGCCTCCGATACTCCCACACCCGACACCCCTGCATCCGATGGTGTGGCTGCCGATGCCGATGGTGATGGCGATGCCCCTGCAGTAAATGCAGAAGCTGGCGACGCGTCGGTGGCAGAATCCGGCGACGCGCCGGTGGCGGAAGCTGCCGACGCAGAGGCAGGCGAAACACCCCCCGAGGTCGTGGACGAGGTCGTGGAAAAGCCGAAGCGGACCCGTACACGGCGCGCCCCGAAAGCGGCCGAGGACGGCAACGGCGAGGACAAGCCCGCCAAGCCGCGCCGACGGCGGACGACCAAGAAAGCCGCCGAGGACACGCCTGCCGAGACGCAGGCCGCGGAAACGGCGGACGCCCCCGTCGCGGACCAGCCCGAGGCTGCGCCGGAACCGGCCCCGGAGCCCGCTCCTCAGCCTGAACCCGCCGCTGCTCCGGCCGTGGCGACGGCGGCCGAACCCGAACCGGCCGAGCCGGAAGCAGACAGCGCCAAGACCATAGTGATCGAAGTCGGGGCTGACACGCCTCCGCCCAATCCCCGCCGTGGCTGGTGGAACCGACTGGTCGATTAG
- a CDS encoding N-acetylmuramoyl-L-alanine amidase, whose translation MTANRTIDVAARGGVSTRPLYRAVGIGERIRRYATIFSALCLGALAAGQVRAADAVVTDLQSGISGNGARFALHLDRRVAFRLFTLTNPYRVVIDLPEVGWQLPAKPLPGKQGVFNGLRYGLFRPGNSRIVFEFQHPVQVADAYVTPGTGSTAFELVIDAQRTTDDIFAASVAMPPREIAGLRPRGAVKPPTAAASSRLESVARRTAALVTPAKAAPVPAGGQAQVANYLPMPPRRPGGRPSAHRPMVVIDPGHGGVDPGAQSRHGIYEKHVVLALSREITRQLRASGRYRAELTRDRDVFIRLRDRVAIARKKGADIFISVHADSIRNSKVSGPSVYTLSEKASDKEAAELAERENKADLIAGMDLSHESADVANILIDLAQRESMNQSARFAGYLVSELGNKTEVLARPHRFAGFAVLKAPDLPSVLLETGFLSNRDDERRLTSKSYRRQLASAIVAAIDRYFGAVEQAKVRQP comes from the coding sequence ATGACAGCGAACCGAACCATCGACGTCGCGGCACGGGGGGGCGTGAGCACGCGGCCCCTTTATCGGGCCGTGGGGATTGGCGAGCGAATCCGCCGTTATGCCACGATTTTCAGTGCTTTATGCCTTGGGGCCTTGGCCGCGGGCCAGGTTCGCGCGGCGGACGCCGTGGTCACCGATCTGCAAAGCGGGATCAGCGGGAACGGGGCCCGATTCGCCCTGCATCTGGACCGCCGGGTCGCGTTCCGCCTGTTCACCTTGACCAACCCTTACCGTGTCGTGATCGATCTGCCGGAAGTCGGCTGGCAACTGCCGGCCAAGCCGTTGCCGGGCAAACAGGGCGTGTTCAACGGCTTGCGCTATGGCTTGTTCCGGCCGGGCAATTCAAGAATTGTATTTGAATTTCAACACCCGGTGCAGGTGGCGGACGCTTACGTCACCCCGGGGACGGGCAGCACTGCTTTCGAACTGGTAATCGACGCCCAGCGCACCACCGACGACATCTTTGCGGCGTCCGTCGCCATGCCGCCCCGCGAGATCGCGGGCCTACGCCCGCGTGGGGCGGTCAAGCCGCCGACCGCTGCCGCGTCCAGCCGGCTGGAATCCGTTGCGCGGCGCACCGCCGCCCTGGTCACGCCCGCGAAGGCGGCCCCGGTCCCTGCCGGGGGGCAAGCCCAAGTCGCCAATTACCTGCCCATGCCGCCGCGCCGGCCGGGTGGGCGCCCGTCCGCCCATCGTCCGATGGTGGTCATCGACCCGGGTCATGGTGGCGTCGATCCCGGCGCGCAGAGCCGCCACGGCATTTACGAAAAGCATGTGGTCTTGGCGCTGAGCCGGGAAATCACCCGCCAACTGCGTGCCTCGGGCCGCTACCGGGCGGAACTGACCCGCGACCGCGATGTGTTCATCCGCCTGCGTGACCGGGTCGCCATCGCGCGCAAGAAGGGGGCCGATATCTTCATTTCCGTGCATGCGGATTCCATCCGAAATTCCAAGGTTTCCGGACCCTCGGTCTATACCCTGTCGGAAAAGGCGTCGGATAAGGAAGCGGCCGAACTGGCCGAGCGGGAAAACAAGGCCGACCTGATCGCCGGCATGGACCTGAGCCACGAAAGCGCCGATGTCGCCAACATCCTGATTGATCTGGCGCAGCGTGAATCCATGAACCAGTCGGCGCGCTTCGCGGGATATCTGGTCAGCGAACTGGGCAACAAGACCGAGGTTCTGGCGCGGCCGCACCGCTTTGCCGGGTTCGCCGTGTTGAAGGCGCCCGACCTGCCGTCGGTGCTGCTGGAAACCGGGTTCCTGTCGAACCGCGACGACGAGCGCCGCCTGACCAGCAAGTCCTACCGCCGGCAGTTGGCGTCCGCGATCGTCGCCGCGATCGACCGATATTTCGGCGCCGTCGAGCAAGCCAAGGTTCGTCAGCCGTAG